A single region of the Blattabacterium cuenoti genome encodes:
- a CDS encoding 3-phosphoshikimate 1-carboxyvinyltransferase, whose product MSSYINIYKKQSFLSGSISITGSKSISNRLLILKAIYKDDIHIENISNCEDTEVLKKSLTSTSSILDIHHAGTAMRFLTSYLSIQNGKEIVLTGSYRMKERPIYVLVKALRELGGKIFYLEKEGYPPIKIFGKKILGGKIDIDAKISSQYISSLMLIASQFKMGLKIYLKGNITSIPYIKMTFDLLTLAGIKADWKGKIIQIYPVKDKVKKYFFIESDWSSASYYYSMSVIAKKSDITLCSYNNNSLQGDREIASIYDRCFGITTVFNKNVITLKKKLNFIFPKFIELDLNKTPDIAQTIVVTCAALGIKCSLKGLETLKIKETDRLQALKKELLKLGVITKITDSYLEIIDFYKSIKTNIRIKTYQDHRMAMSFSPWGLCSSLQIEDPNVVEKSYPNFWKDLKFLGFSIENK is encoded by the coding sequence ATGTCTTCTTACATTAATATTTATAAAAAACAAAGTTTTTTATCAGGTTCTATATCTATTACGGGATCTAAAAGTATATCTAATCGTCTTTTAATTTTAAAGGCTATTTATAAAGATGATATTCATATTGAAAATATTTCTAATTGTGAAGATACAGAGGTATTAAAAAAAAGTTTAACTAGTACTTCTAGTATATTAGATATTCATCATGCTGGAACTGCTATGCGTTTTTTAACTTCTTATTTATCAATACAAAATGGAAAAGAAATCGTATTAACAGGATCATATAGGATGAAAGAAAGACCCATTTATGTACTTGTAAAAGCTTTAAGAGAGTTAGGTGGAAAAATTTTTTATTTGGAAAAAGAGGGTTATCCACCAATAAAAATTTTTGGCAAAAAAATTTTAGGAGGGAAAATAGATATAGATGCAAAAATTAGCAGTCAGTATATTAGTTCTTTAATGTTAATAGCTAGTCAATTTAAAATGGGACTTAAAATTTATCTTAAAGGGAACATTACATCTATTCCATACATAAAAATGACTTTTGATTTATTAACCTTAGCAGGAATAAAAGCTGATTGGAAAGGAAAAATTATACAAATTTATCCGGTTAAAGATAAGGTTAAAAAATATTTTTTTATAGAATCCGATTGGAGTTCAGCATCTTATTATTATTCTATGTCAGTTATAGCAAAAAAAAGCGACATTACTTTATGTTCATATAACAATAATAGTTTACAAGGAGATAGAGAAATTGCTAGTATCTACGATAGATGTTTTGGAATAACTACCGTTTTTAATAAAAATGTAATAACATTAAAAAAAAAATTAAATTTTATTTTTCCAAAATTTATTGAATTGGATTTAAATAAAACTCCAGATATTGCACAAACTATTGTTGTAACTTGTGCTGCTCTTGGTATAAAATGTAGTTTAAAAGGATTAGAAACGTTAAAAATTAAAGAGACAGATAGATTGCAAGCATTAAAAAAAGAACTATTAAAATTAGGGGTTATAACAAAAATAACGGACTCTTATTTAGAAATAATAGATTTTTATAAAAGTATAAAAACCAATATAAGGATAAAAACGTATCAGGATCATAGAATGGCCATGTCTTTTTCCCCATGGGGATTATGTTCTTCGTTACAAATAGAAGACCCTAATGTTGTAGAAAAATCATATCCTAATTTTTGGAAAGACTTAAAATTTTTAGGGTTTTCAATTGAAAATAAATAA
- the murI gene encoding glutamate racemase, which yields MKISRLSPIGIFDSGIGGLIIAKEIKIQMPNEYFIYFGDTKNMPYGEKSKNFIIKNSIKIASFLYKKKCKALVIACNSISSNALDVIYKKFHKKILIFNVIDPIVKNKILFSSKKIGIIATPATIRSNFYIKKIKKYHHHLDVIQISTPLLAPIIEKGFEIKKINFLIKNYLNYFKSIDTLLLACTHYLFLKQQIENFYHGQVHLIDIQKIVVEEIKKKLNEKKLLCLHSPYKKFPIFYTSSYLPTFFEKKVRIIFGKKALIKTHVFNLF from the coding sequence ATGAAAATAAGTAGATTATCTCCAATAGGAATATTTGATTCTGGTATTGGCGGCCTTATTATCGCTAAAGAAATAAAAATACAGATGCCTAATGAATATTTTATCTATTTTGGAGATACTAAAAATATGCCTTACGGAGAAAAATCTAAAAATTTTATTATAAAAAATTCTATAAAAATAGCTTCTTTTCTTTATAAAAAAAAATGTAAAGCTTTAGTAATTGCATGTAATTCTATATCATCTAATGCTTTAGATGTAATTTATAAAAAATTTCATAAAAAAATATTAATATTTAATGTTATAGATCCTATAGTAAAAAATAAAATTTTGTTTTCTTCCAAAAAAATAGGGATCATCGCTACACCTGCTACCATACGTTCCAATTTTTATATAAAAAAAATAAAAAAATATCATCATCATTTAGATGTAATTCAAATATCTACTCCTTTATTAGCTCCCATTATTGAAAAAGGTTTTGAAATAAAAAAAATAAATTTTTTGATAAAAAATTATTTAAATTATTTTAAATCAATAGATACGCTATTACTGGCTTGTACTCATTATTTATTTTTGAAACAACAAATAGAAAATTTTTATCATGGACAAGTTCATTTAATTGATATACAAAAAATAGTAGTGGAAGAAATAAAAAAAAAATTAAATGAAAAAAAATTATTGTGTCTTCATTCCCCCTATAAAAAGTTCCCTATTTTTTATACATCTAGTTATCTTCCTACTTTTTTTGAAAAAAAAGTTCGAATTATTTTCGGAAAAAAAGCATTGATTAAAACACATGTTTTTAATTTGTTCTAA
- the dapF gene encoding diaminopimelate epimerase — MNMSFFKYHGTGNDFILIDSRGKIVKEDSFLFKKLCNRHFGIGADGIIFIKDDYKSDFYMKYYNSDGKESTMCGNGGRCAIFFSKKLGIYKENKIHFRAIDGYHDGYIKTKNLVSINLLDVNEIEIHPKHVFLNTGSPHHIVFVENINEMNVDKEGRKIRFQNIYLKKGVNVNFVEILENNILQVRTYERGVEKETLSCGTGVTASVIAACQTDKISSKIRKILVKTKGGKLWVSFRKIKKEYKDIYLTGPVEFIFQGNIFIKN; from the coding sequence ATGAATATGAGTTTTTTTAAATATCATGGAACAGGAAATGATTTTATATTAATAGATTCTAGGGGTAAAATAGTTAAGGAAGATTCTTTTTTATTTAAAAAATTATGTAATAGGCATTTTGGAATTGGAGCAGATGGAATTATTTTTATTAAAGATGATTATAAAAGTGATTTTTATATGAAATATTACAATTCCGATGGGAAAGAAAGTACGATGTGTGGAAATGGAGGAAGATGTGCTATTTTTTTTTCCAAAAAATTAGGTATATACAAAGAAAATAAAATTCATTTTAGAGCTATAGATGGATATCATGATGGATATATAAAAACAAAAAATTTAGTTTCCATTAATTTACTAGATGTAAATGAAATAGAAATTCATCCAAAACATGTTTTTTTAAATACGGGTTCTCCTCATCATATAGTTTTTGTAGAAAACATAAACGAAATGAATGTAGATAAAGAAGGTAGAAAAATTAGATTTCAAAATATATATTTAAAAAAAGGAGTAAATGTTAATTTTGTAGAAATACTTGAAAATAATATTTTACAAGTTCGTACTTATGAAAGAGGTGTGGAAAAAGAAACTTTATCTTGTGGAACAGGTGTGACTGCTTCTGTTATTGCCGCATGTCAAACGGATAAAATTTCTAGTAAAATAAGAAAAATTTTAGTTAAAACTAAAGGAGGAAAATTATGGGTTTCATTTAGAAAAATAAAAAAAGAGTATAAAGATATTTATTTAACTGGCCCTGTAGAATTTATATTTCAAGGAAATATTTTTATTAAAAATTAG
- a CDS encoding transketolase family protein, producing the protein MKQYKNKGLKETRAGFGEALSFLGKKNKKIVALCADLTSSLFMNTFSKEFPERFFQIGIAEANMIGIAAGLSIGKYIPFAGTFANFATSRVYDQIRQSIAYSYKNVKICASHSGLTLGEDGATHQSLEDIGMMKMLPGMTVINTCDYNQTYAATLAISNYFGPVYLRFGRPAVANFTNENQIFEIGKAVVLTEGKDVTIVSTGHLVWESLVASKILYEKKRIECEVINIHTIKPLDEETIFKSVNKTKCIVTAEEHNYLGGLGESIARILTTKKCFIPQSLVAVNDVFGESGKPMELLKKYKIDYDSIINHVLLLLKKKNQ; encoded by the coding sequence ATGAAACAATATAAAAATAAAGGACTAAAAGAAACTAGAGCTGGATTTGGGGAAGCTTTATCTTTTTTAGGTAAAAAAAATAAAAAAATAGTAGCATTATGTGCGGATCTTACTAGCTCTTTATTTATGAATACCTTTTCTAAGGAATTTCCAGAAAGATTTTTTCAAATAGGAATAGCAGAAGCAAATATGATTGGTATAGCAGCTGGACTTAGCATTGGGAAATATATTCCATTTGCTGGAACATTTGCTAACTTTGCTACATCTCGTGTATACGATCAAATACGTCAATCAATTGCATATTCTTATAAAAACGTAAAAATATGTGCGTCTCATTCTGGATTAACTCTAGGAGAAGATGGAGCTACACATCAAAGTTTAGAAGATATTGGCATGATGAAAATGTTACCTGGAATGACTGTTATTAATACTTGTGATTATAATCAAACTTATGCCGCTACTTTAGCTATATCTAATTATTTTGGTCCAGTATATTTGCGATTTGGTCGTCCTGCAGTAGCTAATTTTACAAATGAAAACCAAATATTTGAAATAGGAAAAGCTGTTGTTTTAACAGAGGGAAAAGATGTTACCATTGTTAGCACAGGACATTTAGTATGGGAATCGTTAGTAGCATCTAAAATTTTGTATGAAAAAAAAAGAATAGAATGTGAAGTTATTAATATTCATACAATTAAACCATTAGATGAAGAAACTATTTTTAAGTCTGTTAATAAAACAAAATGTATTGTTACTGCAGAAGAACACAATTATTTGGGAGGATTAGGGGAGAGTATAGCAAGAATACTTACTACTAAAAAATGTTTTATTCCTCAAAGTTTAGTAGCTGTAAATGATGTTTTTGGTGAAAGCGGAAAACCTATGGAACTTTTAAAAAAATATAAAATAGATTATGATTCTATTATAAATCATGTTCTACTTTTATTAAAAAAGAAAAATCAATAA
- a CDS encoding nucleotide pyrophosphohydrolase: MEIKNIQKLVHNWIIHHGIRYFNVLTNTILLSEEVGEVSRIIARNYGEQSKQKNLKKNEDLGEELSDVLFVLVCLANQTGIDLEKSFHKKLKKKEIRDHGRHHENEKLK; the protein is encoded by the coding sequence TTGGAAATAAAAAATATACAAAAATTAGTTCATAATTGGATTATTCATCATGGTATTCGTTATTTTAATGTATTAACTAACACTATTCTTTTGTCAGAAGAAGTAGGGGAAGTTTCTAGAATTATTGCTAGAAATTATGGAGAACAATCGAAACAAAAAAATTTAAAAAAAAATGAAGATCTTGGAGAAGAGTTATCAGATGTTTTGTTTGTTTTAGTTTGTTTAGCAAATCAAACTGGAATTGATTTGGAAAAATCCTTTCATAAAAAATTGAAAAAAAAGGAAATAAGGGATCATGGAAGACACCATGAAAATGAAAAATTAAAATAA
- a CDS encoding OmpA family protein yields the protein MKNVNFFIIALFAFFSSVFSQDSKERWFVRIGAHDINYFPITSPFKGFFLKKNNSFNPIISNIELEHNIKKHIGLYLDASLGMVDNNRWRIGNAFFVKLSHGVNLYIFPHYKIDPYIRLGAGFHKFNGYKERELRIAETKYFKTNKNNFFVLDGGLGLNLWIVSNFGINLQSTYNQVFAYQTKDYLNFWKHNIGMIFRFGNLKFLENNVKNNVKNKKIVEIDQDHASFPLIKEKEDKNFQENKICCQEDLDHDGVLDKEDLCPNLFGLKKFKGCPDTDSDNVPDNEDKCPKKFGKKENQGCPDVIFSPILFDSGKFSLSYRSLVIIDEIAEIIINNFTNFKFYIDGFTDFNGKSSKVLSLKRANAVFEALIYRGVDPTRIVIRGLGVGKKKGKGKGKGRRVEITIRK from the coding sequence ATGAAAAACGTCAATTTTTTTATTATTGCTTTATTCGCTTTTTTTTCATCTGTCTTCTCTCAAGATTCTAAAGAAAGATGGTTTGTCCGAATTGGAGCACATGATATTAATTATTTTCCTATAACATCTCCTTTTAAAGGTTTTTTTCTTAAAAAGAATAATAGTTTTAATCCTATCATATCTAATATAGAATTAGAACATAACATAAAAAAACATATAGGTTTATATTTAGATGCATCATTAGGAATGGTGGACAATAACAGATGGAGAATAGGAAATGCTTTTTTTGTTAAATTGAGTCATGGGGTAAATTTATATATTTTTCCACATTACAAAATAGATCCCTATATAAGATTGGGAGCAGGGTTTCACAAATTTAATGGATACAAAGAAAGAGAGTTGAGAATAGCCGAAACAAAGTATTTTAAAACGAATAAAAATAATTTTTTTGTATTGGACGGAGGATTAGGTTTAAATTTGTGGATAGTTTCTAATTTTGGAATTAATTTACAAAGTACTTATAATCAAGTCTTTGCTTACCAAACAAAAGATTATTTGAATTTTTGGAAACATAATATCGGTATGATTTTTCGTTTTGGTAATTTAAAATTTTTAGAAAATAACGTTAAAAATAACGTTAAAAATAAAAAAATAGTAGAAATAGATCAAGATCATGCTTCTTTTCCTTTAATAAAAGAAAAAGAAGATAAAAATTTTCAGGAAAACAAAATTTGTTGTCAAGAAGATTTAGATCATGATGGAGTTTTGGATAAAGAAGATTTATGTCCAAATCTATTTGGATTAAAAAAATTTAAAGGTTGTCCTGATACAGATTCAGATAATGTTCCAGATAATGAAGATAAATGCCCTAAAAAATTTGGTAAAAAAGAAAATCAAGGATGTCCTGATGTTATTTTTAGCCCTATTTTATTTGATAGTGGAAAATTTTCATTATCTTATCGTTCTTTGGTAATTATTGATGAGATTGCTGAAATAATAATAAATAATTTTACTAATTTTAAATTTTATATAGATGGATTTACAGATTTTAATGGAAAATCCTCTAAAGTTTTGTCTCTAAAAAGAGCCAACGCCGTATTTGAAGCTTTAATTTATAGAGGAGTAGATCCTACTAGGATAGTAATTAGAGGATTAGGAGTAGGTAAAAAAAAGGGTAAAGGGAAAGGTAAAGGAAGACGTGTTGAAATTACAATACGTAAATAA
- a CDS encoding zinc-binding metallopeptidase family protein produces MNNYSITSDSLKFLEKYLNGYSPTGDESEGQKIWMNYISSYVKKIQTDLYGTAVAIINPNSSYKLIIEAHVDEISWYVNYITEDGIIYVSRNGGSDHQIAPSKRVIIHTKKGFVHGVFGWPAIHTRKSSEEKSPNVDNIFVDIGVSSKIEAINIGVHVGCVITYSDKFLIMNNNYFVARALDNKIGGFIIAEVAKMIMENGVNLKFGLYIVNSVQEEVGLKGAKMISKTIQPNMAIVTDVTHHTYSPMIDKKIQGDVKCGLGPVIGYAPSIQKNIRELIIHTANSKKIRFQRLVSSKSTGTDTDAFAYSNKGVSSALISIPLKYMHTTVEMVHKKDVERAILLIFETLQEINNSIF; encoded by the coding sequence ATGAATAATTATTCAATTACCAGTGATTCTTTGAAATTTCTTGAAAAATATCTAAATGGGTACTCTCCAACAGGAGACGAAAGTGAAGGACAAAAAATATGGATGAACTACATTAGTTCTTATGTAAAAAAAATTCAAACGGATTTATATGGGACAGCTGTAGCTATAATCAATCCTAATTCTTCATATAAATTAATTATTGAAGCTCATGTTGATGAGATATCTTGGTATGTTAATTATATAACTGAAGATGGTATTATATATGTATCTCGTAATGGAGGATCAGATCATCAAATTGCTCCATCTAAAAGAGTCATTATTCATACAAAAAAAGGATTTGTACATGGAGTATTTGGATGGCCAGCTATTCATACAAGAAAATCTTCAGAAGAAAAATCTCCTAATGTAGATAATATATTTGTGGATATTGGTGTTTCTAGTAAAATTGAAGCTATAAATATAGGGGTTCATGTAGGTTGTGTTATTACTTATTCTGATAAATTTTTGATAATGAATAACAATTATTTTGTAGCTAGAGCATTAGATAATAAAATTGGAGGGTTTATAATAGCAGAAGTTGCGAAAATGATTATGGAAAATGGTGTAAATTTAAAATTTGGATTATATATAGTTAATTCAGTTCAAGAAGAAGTAGGATTAAAAGGAGCTAAAATGATTTCTAAAACTATACAACCGAATATGGCAATTGTTACGGATGTAACACATCATACTTATAGTCCTATGATTGATAAAAAAATACAAGGTGATGTTAAATGTGGGTTAGGACCTGTAATTGGATACGCTCCTTCGATACAAAAAAATATTAGAGAACTTATTATTCATACTGCTAATAGTAAAAAAATACGTTTTCAACGTTTAGTTTCATCTAAATCTACGGGAACAGATACAGATGCTTTTGCTTATTCGAATAAAGGAGTATCGTCTGCTTTAATATCCATTCCTCTTAAATACATGCATACAACAGTAGAAATGGTTCATAAAAAAGATGTAGAAAGAGCTATCTTATTAATTTTTGAAACTTTACAAGAAATTAATAACTCTATTTTTTGA
- the rpsT gene encoding 30S ribosomal protein S20: MANHLSSLKRIRQNYTRRVRNKYVCKSTKTAIKKLLNNKNKEQYPIVISMIDKLAKKNIIHVNKAARFKKKLSKKLFLN; the protein is encoded by the coding sequence ATGGCTAATCATTTATCTTCTCTAAAAAGAATTAGACAAAACTATACCAGACGGGTACGTAATAAATATGTATGTAAAAGTACAAAAACAGCTATCAAAAAATTATTAAATAATAAAAATAAGGAACAGTATCCTATTGTAATTTCTATGATAGATAAACTAGCAAAAAAAAATATTATACATGTGAATAAAGCTGCTAGATTTAAAAAAAAATTAAGTAAAAAATTATTTTTAAATTAA
- a CDS encoding redox-regulated ATPase YchF, giving the protein MKCGIIGLPNTGKSTFFNLISNSKALSKNFPFCTIEPNYGVTKVIDPRLYKLKKIINPIKIIPYKIKIVDIAGLIKGSHKGDGLGNKFLSHIRETNVMIHMIRLFNDISVLHIEGSINPIRDKEIIDIELQLKDLETIEKRLEKITKKNKTNKSINILKQVFSFLKKGKNIRMYPFKDDEEKHIKDLQLLTIKPVIYVCNIDNELNEEIHLHIKNMKKIVETENSTLVVLSLKKNCYGIDKVLQKAYSLLKLQSFFTVGKEEIRAWSIPNPCTAYEAASVIHTDLKKGFIKAEIIHYNDFIKYGSEEKVKKAGKFLWAGKNYLIQDGDIIYFRFKK; this is encoded by the coding sequence ATGAAATGTGGAATTATTGGTCTTCCAAATACAGGAAAATCAACATTTTTTAACCTTATTTCTAATTCTAAAGCTTTATCAAAAAATTTTCCTTTTTGCACCATAGAACCTAATTATGGAGTAACAAAAGTTATAGATCCAAGGCTATACAAACTAAAAAAAATCATTAATCCAATAAAAATTATTCCATATAAAATAAAAATAGTAGATATAGCTGGATTAATTAAAGGATCACATAAAGGAGATGGATTAGGAAATAAATTTTTATCTCATATTCGTGAAACAAATGTCATGATTCATATGATACGTTTATTTAACGACATCAGTGTTCTTCACATAGAAGGATCTATCAATCCTATTAGAGACAAAGAAATTATTGACATAGAATTACAATTAAAAGATTTAGAAACAATAGAAAAAAGATTAGAAAAAATAACTAAAAAAAATAAAACGAATAAATCTATAAATATACTGAAACAAGTTTTTTCCTTTTTAAAAAAAGGAAAAAATATTAGAATGTATCCATTTAAAGATGATGAAGAAAAACATATAAAGGATTTACAGTTACTAACTATTAAACCTGTTATTTATGTATGTAATATAGATAATGAATTGAATGAGGAGATACATTTACATATAAAAAATATGAAAAAAATAGTAGAAACGGAGAATTCTACTTTGGTAGTTTTATCGTTGAAAAAAAATTGCTATGGTATTGATAAAGTTCTTCAAAAAGCTTATAGCTTATTAAAATTACAAAGTTTTTTTACGGTAGGAAAAGAAGAGATACGAGCTTGGTCTATTCCAAATCCATGTACCGCTTATGAAGCTGCTTCCGTAATTCATACAGATTTAAAAAAAGGATTTATAAAAGCAGAAATTATTCATTATAATGATTTTATAAAATATGGATCAGAAGAAAAAGTAAAAAAAGCGGGAAAATTTTTATGGGCAGGAAAAAATTATTTAATTCAAGATGGAGACATCATTTATTTTAGATTCAAAAAATAG
- the smpB gene encoding SsrA-binding protein SmpB, which translates to MSILNRKARFQYHFIEHYMAGIQLFGTEVKSIRQNKVNIMDSFCQIKNGELYSINMYIAEYKFGTNWNHSIRRERKLLLKKKELIKIYKKLKNTGLTIIPIELFFNDKGYVKLRIVLAKGKKIYDKREFLRKKDFTREVKHSKLFY; encoded by the coding sequence ATGAGTATTCTAAATAGAAAGGCTAGATTTCAATATCATTTTATAGAACATTATATGGCTGGAATACAATTATTTGGAACAGAAGTAAAATCTATTAGACAAAATAAAGTAAATATTATGGATAGTTTTTGCCAAATAAAAAATGGAGAATTGTATTCTATAAATATGTACATAGCTGAATACAAATTTGGAACAAACTGGAATCATTCAATTAGAAGAGAAAGAAAATTATTATTAAAAAAAAAAGAATTAATAAAAATATATAAAAAATTGAAAAATACAGGGTTAACTATTATTCCCATAGAATTATTTTTTAATGATAAAGGATATGTTAAACTAAGAATAGTTTTAGCAAAGGGTAAAAAAATATACGATAAACGTGAATTTTTGCGTAAAAAAGATTTTACTAGGGAAGTAAAACACTCGAAATTATTTTATTAA
- a CDS encoding transketolase produces MNVKVRYLKDLCVQVRRDILRMVYEAKSGHPGGSLGCTEYFVALYKKIMHYNPNKFSMDGKGEDLFFLSNGHISPVYYSILAHSGFFPIKELSTFRKLNSRLQGHPSVHTKLPGIRISSGSLGQGMSVSIGAALSKKLNKEWNSIIYSLHGDGELNEGQIWEAVLYAGARKIDNYIATVDYNGQQIDGTTDEVLPLGNLKKKFESFDWEVIEELEGNKIEKVIDVLKKAKNETGKKKPVLIILYTKMGYGVDFMVGNNTWHGKYPNKEELEKALCQLPETFLGDYPLK; encoded by the coding sequence ATGAATGTGAAGGTACGTTATTTAAAGGATTTATGTGTTCAAGTAAGAAGAGATATTCTTCGTATGGTTTATGAAGCAAAATCTGGACATCCTGGTGGATCTTTGGGATGTACAGAATATTTTGTGGCTTTATATAAAAAAATAATGCATTATAATCCAAATAAATTTTCCATGGATGGTAAAGGAGAAGACCTTTTTTTTCTATCTAATGGGCATATTTCACCTGTTTATTATAGTATATTGGCTCATTCTGGTTTTTTTCCTATTAAAGAATTATCTACTTTTAGAAAATTAAATTCTCGTTTACAAGGACATCCATCTGTACATACTAAACTACCTGGAATACGAATTTCTTCTGGATCCTTAGGACAAGGAATGTCTGTATCTATTGGCGCTGCTTTATCAAAAAAATTAAATAAAGAATGGAATAGCATTATTTATAGTTTACATGGAGATGGAGAATTAAATGAAGGACAAATTTGGGAAGCCGTTTTATATGCAGGTGCTAGAAAAATAGATAATTATATAGCAACTGTAGATTATAATGGACAACAAATAGATGGAACTACAGATGAAGTATTGCCTCTTGGAAATTTAAAAAAAAAATTTGAATCCTTTGATTGGGAAGTTATAGAAGAATTAGAAGGAAACAAAATTGAAAAAGTTATTGATGTTTTAAAAAAGGCTAAAAATGAAACTGGTAAAAAAAAACCCGTTTTAATTATACTATATACTAAAATGGGATATGGAGTTGATTTTATGGTAGGAAATAATACATGGCATGGAAAATATCCTAATAAAGAAGAATTAGAAAAAGCGTTATGTCAACTACCAGAAACTTTTTTAGGAGATTATCCATTAAAATAG
- the tatC gene encoding twin-arginine translocase subunit TatC, whose product MDENKMPFWKHIEELRKHIIHCFCAIIIAMIILMNNKNIIFDCIIFGPSKTDFITYRIFYKLTNTFLGVHLNSVSFFSQNLEIQNRQIFGQFHIYMWTCFIGGFILSFPYVFYEFWKFIKPALSDKEKKYSVGILLMGSILFILGVLFGYFILCPFLIHFGYSFKISHIPKNIFDLSDYISLIIHSVLSMGILFLFPFFIFFLTKMELISYFFLKKYRKHAFMILLIIASAITPGDILSTIIVLIPLLILYQVSIYISFYVNKKTS is encoded by the coding sequence ATGGACGAAAATAAAATGCCGTTTTGGAAACATATTGAAGAACTTAGAAAACATATAATTCATTGTTTTTGTGCAATTATAATTGCAATGATTATTTTAATGAATAATAAAAATATTATTTTTGATTGTATTATTTTTGGTCCGTCAAAAACGGATTTCATTACTTATCGTATATTTTATAAATTAACAAATACTTTTTTAGGTGTTCATTTAAATTCTGTATCTTTTTTTTCACAAAATTTAGAGATACAAAATAGACAAATATTTGGACAATTTCATATTTATATGTGGACTTGTTTTATAGGAGGATTCATTTTATCTTTTCCTTATGTTTTTTATGAATTTTGGAAATTCATAAAACCTGCTCTTTCAGATAAAGAAAAAAAATATTCTGTAGGAATACTTTTAATGGGGTCTATTTTATTTATATTAGGAGTTTTATTTGGTTATTTTATATTATGTCCGTTTCTAATTCATTTTGGATATTCTTTTAAAATAAGTCATATTCCGAAAAATATATTTGATTTATCTGATTACATATCTTTGATCATACATTCTGTACTATCTATGGGGATTCTTTTTTTATTTCCATTCTTCATATTTTTTCTTACTAAAATGGAATTAATTTCCTATTTTTTTTTAAAAAAATACAGAAAACATGCTTTTATGATTCTGTTAATTATAGCTTCTGCTATTACACCTGGAGATATTTTAAGTACAATAATCGTTTTAATTCCTCTGCTTATACTTTATCAAGTGAGTATATACATATCTTTTTATGTAAATAAAAAAACCTCTTGA